One region of Gemmatimonadaceae bacterium genomic DNA includes:
- a CDS encoding serine hydrolase — translation MVRALDLISSSALAVAVSLGFAAPVGAQAQGRGRVSAIPYFPGPTWERRSAATVGLDSTKLADAIAFAIKSDAKGSRDMEENHYRTFGRNEPLAQGIGPFKPRGDPSGVIVRGGYLVAQWGDPDRVDMTHSVTKSFLSATVGMAFDRGLIPSVKDTVWKSQAPVYRLRLTAPSEPGSELGRSMFIDPWNTPHNRTITWDDLLRQTSDWEGAMWGKPEWADRPLPNAAEWTTRPRKPAGTAYEYNDVRVNVLALAATNIWRRPLPEVLRDNLMDPIGASRTWRWNGYDNAWITLDGRPVQVVSGGGHWGGGMFINAWDMARFGLLTLRRGVWGDKRILSEEWVKLSLTPTVPQPTYGYMNWFLNTDRKWMPNAPASAFGHVGNGTNLVFVDPDHDLVAVVRWIENGQVNEFLGRLMAAVVK, via the coding sequence CTGGTGCGTGCACTAGACCTCATCTCGTCCTCCGCTTTGGCTGTCGCCGTCTCGTTGGGTTTCGCGGCACCCGTTGGTGCGCAGGCCCAGGGCCGCGGCCGTGTGTCCGCCATTCCTTATTTTCCCGGTCCCACCTGGGAGCGCCGCTCCGCCGCAACGGTGGGGCTCGACTCCACCAAGCTCGCCGACGCGATTGCGTTCGCCATCAAGAGCGATGCGAAGGGGTCGCGCGACATGGAGGAAAACCACTATCGCACGTTCGGGCGCAACGAACCGCTTGCGCAGGGGATCGGTCCGTTCAAGCCGCGCGGCGACCCGAGCGGCGTGATCGTGCGCGGCGGCTATCTCGTGGCGCAGTGGGGCGACCCCGATCGCGTCGACATGACGCACTCGGTGACCAAGTCGTTCCTCTCGGCCACCGTCGGGATGGCCTTCGACCGCGGACTGATCCCCTCGGTGAAGGACACGGTCTGGAAGTCGCAGGCGCCGGTGTACCGTTTGCGCCTGACGGCACCCTCCGAGCCGGGGAGCGAGCTTGGGCGGTCGATGTTCATCGACCCGTGGAACACCCCGCACAACCGCACCATCACGTGGGACGACCTGCTGCGCCAGACGAGCGACTGGGAGGGAGCCATGTGGGGGAAGCCGGAGTGGGCCGATCGTCCATTGCCTAACGCCGCCGAATGGACCACGCGCCCCCGCAAGCCGGCGGGGACGGCGTACGAGTACAACGACGTGCGCGTCAATGTCCTTGCCCTGGCCGCGACCAACATCTGGCGGCGCCCTCTTCCCGAGGTGCTGCGCGACAACCTGATGGACCCCATCGGTGCCTCGCGCACCTGGCGGTGGAACGGCTACGACAACGCCTGGATCACCCTCGACGGGCGCCCCGTGCAGGTGGTGAGCGGCGGCGGCCACTGGGGGGGCGGGATGTTCATCAACGCCTGGGACATGGCGCGCTTCGGCCTCCTCACGCTGCGTCGCGGCGTGTGGGGAGACAAGCGCATCCTCTCCGAGGAATGGGTGAAGCTCTCCCTCACCCCTACCGTTCCGCAGCCGACGTACGGCTACATGAACTGGTTCCTCAACACCGACAGGAAGTGGATGCCGAATGCGCCAGCATCGGCGTTCGGTCACGTCGGTAACGGGACGAACCTCGTCTTCGTCGACCCGGACCACGACCTGGTGGCGGTGGTGCGCTGGATCGAGAACGGGCAGGTGAACGAGTTCCTGGGACGGCTCATGGCCGCGGTGGTGAAGTAA
- a CDS encoding S9 family peptidase — protein sequence MRVEDFYALRAVGAPTISRDGRWVAFTVTSRVEATNAEPSEVWLAPSDASRPAQRVSPEGLSATQPRWTDGSTLQFVADNKGWQLDPAAPAQVTEIERPTTRRPGGELTLAAPNGSLVAYLRNSAPPPRTPPTRSEFEQRHEARFKGRQFDWLDFQRDGQDYPAPSRIDPYVTPAQELWISRNGGEAQQLTRLGLRPQGAQWNRDATRLLFVADSSYREERRYGASAVYTVALDGFVRRLTPERDYQHTNAAFSPDGKWVLYTKQLSTDAVIARKLDHGGASDLNVVAADGGAERNLTAEWDYLPTDAQWSPDGRYVYFLGGVGGTTHLFRVAAAGGPVEQVTRGERRINNLDIDEHFTTITYTVGLIDAPADVYVASIDGSKERRLTTLNADALREVSLSRADRLQFPSKDGTPIEGWILPPFAYRAGGGPYPLVVMNHGGPHSADGYAFDFKAQYLAANGYFVLKVNFRSSTGYGEKFLWATWGAWGNKDGEDVMAGVDYAIAHYPIHRAKVATMGHSYGGFMTNWLITQYPDRFAAAIPGAGIVNWVSDYGTADIARTKETEFYGTPWDPKAREIMIRQSPLTYADRVKAPTLFVHGANDERVPYSEAEQMYVALKKNGVSTKMIQYEGQWHSIGGSWNSVHRMLNERRWLDEWLKGAGVS from the coding sequence TTGCGCGTTGAGGACTTCTACGCGTTGCGCGCCGTCGGTGCGCCCACCATCTCGCGCGACGGCCGCTGGGTCGCCTTCACGGTGACCTCGCGCGTCGAGGCGACCAACGCGGAGCCGAGCGAGGTGTGGCTCGCCCCGTCTGACGCGTCGCGCCCGGCGCAGCGCGTCTCACCCGAGGGGCTTAGCGCGACGCAGCCGCGCTGGACCGATGGCAGCACGTTGCAGTTTGTCGCCGACAACAAGGGGTGGCAGCTCGATCCGGCCGCGCCGGCGCAGGTGACGGAAATCGAGCGTCCGACGACGCGACGCCCCGGAGGCGAGTTGACGCTTGCCGCGCCTAACGGCTCCCTCGTCGCGTATCTCCGAAACAGCGCGCCCCCGCCTCGCACGCCGCCGACGCGCTCCGAGTTCGAGCAGCGCCACGAGGCGCGCTTCAAGGGGCGCCAGTTCGACTGGCTCGACTTCCAGCGCGACGGGCAGGACTATCCCGCGCCGAGCCGCATCGACCCGTACGTCACGCCGGCGCAGGAGCTCTGGATCAGTCGCAACGGTGGTGAGGCGCAGCAACTCACGCGACTCGGCCTGCGTCCGCAGGGCGCCCAGTGGAACCGCGACGCCACGCGCCTCCTCTTCGTCGCCGACTCCAGCTATCGCGAGGAGCGTCGCTACGGCGCGAGCGCCGTCTACACCGTTGCACTTGACGGATTTGTTCGCCGCCTGACGCCCGAGCGCGACTACCAGCACACCAACGCTGCCTTCTCCCCCGACGGGAAGTGGGTGCTGTACACGAAGCAGCTCTCGACCGACGCCGTCATTGCCCGCAAGCTCGACCACGGCGGGGCGAGCGACCTGAATGTGGTTGCTGCTGACGGTGGCGCGGAGCGAAACCTGACGGCAGAGTGGGACTACCTGCCTACCGATGCGCAGTGGAGTCCGGACGGACGCTACGTCTACTTCTTGGGCGGTGTGGGCGGGACGACGCACCTCTTTCGCGTTGCGGCTGCCGGCGGCCCGGTCGAGCAGGTGACCAGGGGCGAGCGGCGCATCAACAACCTCGACATCGACGAACACTTCACGACCATCACCTACACCGTCGGTCTCATCGACGCGCCGGCCGACGTGTACGTCGCCAGCATCGACGGATCGAAGGAACGTCGCCTGACGACGCTCAACGCCGACGCCCTGCGCGAGGTCTCGCTCTCCCGCGCCGACCGACTGCAATTCCCCAGCAAGGACGGAACGCCCATCGAGGGGTGGATCCTCCCGCCGTTCGCCTATCGCGCCGGTGGCGGTCCCTACCCGCTGGTGGTGATGAACCACGGCGGCCCCCACTCGGCGGACGGATACGCGTTTGACTTCAAGGCGCAGTACCTCGCCGCCAACGGCTACTTCGTGCTCAAGGTCAACTTCCGCTCGAGCACCGGCTACGGCGAGAAGTTCCTGTGGGCCACCTGGGGTGCGTGGGGGAACAAGGACGGCGAGGACGTCATGGCCGGCGTCGACTATGCCATCGCGCACTATCCCATCCACCGCGCCAAGGTCGCCACGATGGGGCATTCGTACGGCGGCTTCATGACCAACTGGCTCATCACGCAGTACCCGGATCGCTTCGCAGCTGCAATTCCCGGCGCCGGCATCGTGAACTGGGTGAGCGACTACGGCACCGCCGACATAGCGCGCACCAAGGAGACCGAGTTCTACGGGACGCCGTGGGACCCCAAGGCGCGCGAGATCATGATCCGCCAGTCGCCGCTCACCTACGCCGACCGCGTGAAGGCGCCGACGCTCTTCGTGCACGGCGCCAACGACGAGCGCGTCCCGTATTCCGAGGCTGAGCAGATGTACGTCGCGCTGAAGAAGAACGGCGTCTCCACGAAGATGATCCAGTACGAGGGGCAGTGGCACTCGATCGGTGGGTCGTGGAATTCGGTGCACCGGATGCTCAACGAGCGGCGGTGGCTGGACGAGTGGTTGAAGGGGGCGGGGGTGTCGTGA
- a CDS encoding TonB-dependent receptor: MRLFPLTPILAAALLLAPAFSVSVSAQERQQRPDSARTLRAVTVTATRAPTEVSRVPQPVTVVDSASIREKAPNSAADLLKDAPGVDVVGTGPNQGRPSIRGQRGQRILLLQDGLRMNNNRRQQDFGELPALVDVDQIERIEVVRGPSSVLYGSDAIGGVINLITRSPRGDGTTKVRGNLGFRYAGAGDQQRGDGSVTFTRNAFAFTASGSLRNAGNYEVPGGSFGDLTLPDGIRLEDSGVRDRSLNLHATYRGLGKGSAWIRHDRYAANDAGFGFVEPRILGDTSTRIKLTYPWQRMQKTSAGLNFSSLGLGVADRVDVSVYTQGNQRDFDSFVDVYVPMGPGSTGVINSRSFNYTDVGSKGLRVEAAKVLSKVVFTYGVDAVKDDAIATDSSYSRMVGFGPSPIVSSNTRPSLPDADMRNLGLFVQGDWRLHDRFSVITGVRYHDVHAETRKTIGLPDSVAGLVANNRTTVYAVNGIYRITDHVSALATYGRGFRAPNLIERYFSGPSTDGTAIQVANPGLDPENSTNYDVGMRANFPRVDFEYFYFRNNLKDGILTRPTGRTIGRLAEFQNINVERLRTFGHEASLRVDLTRGFDLTTNYTKLETKNPDRPDIPVAGTYSSKLNAALGYRPASRRFWAEGAVRHQGKQQEINLGTSPIGAVLPAFTVVNLRGGLRVANWGGRPQDLALGINNVANTLYAEAANSAFVRPEAGRHVVFSMRTSF; encoded by the coding sequence ATGCGACTTTTCCCCCTAACTCCGATACTGGCGGCTGCGCTGCTCCTCGCGCCCGCCTTTTCTGTTTCCGTGAGCGCGCAGGAGCGCCAGCAACGCCCGGACTCGGCGCGCACCCTGCGCGCGGTGACCGTGACCGCCACGCGCGCCCCCACCGAAGTCTCCAGGGTTCCGCAGCCAGTGACCGTCGTCGACTCGGCGAGCATTCGCGAGAAGGCGCCGAACAGCGCCGCCGACCTGCTGAAGGACGCGCCGGGCGTCGATGTCGTGGGGACTGGGCCCAACCAGGGGCGCCCCTCGATCCGCGGGCAGCGCGGGCAGCGCATCCTCCTGTTGCAGGACGGGCTGCGCATGAACAACAACCGCCGGCAGCAGGACTTTGGTGAGCTGCCGGCGCTGGTCGACGTCGACCAGATCGAGCGGATCGAAGTGGTGCGCGGGCCGTCGTCGGTGCTGTACGGCTCCGACGCCATTGGCGGCGTGATCAACCTCATCACGCGGTCGCCGCGCGGCGACGGGACGACGAAGGTGCGCGGGAATCTCGGGTTCCGCTACGCTGGCGCTGGTGACCAACAGCGCGGCGACGGCTCGGTGACCTTCACGCGCAACGCCTTCGCCTTCACCGCCAGCGGGTCGTTGCGCAACGCGGGCAACTATGAAGTGCCGGGTGGGAGCTTCGGCGACCTCACACTTCCCGACGGAATCCGGCTCGAGGACTCGGGGGTGCGCGACCGCTCACTCAACCTGCACGCCACGTATCGCGGGCTGGGCAAGGGGAGCGCGTGGATTCGCCACGACCGATACGCCGCCAACGACGCCGGCTTTGGCTTCGTGGAGCCGCGCATCCTTGGCGACACCTCGACGCGCATCAAGCTGACGTATCCATGGCAGCGCATGCAGAAGACGTCGGCCGGGCTCAACTTTTCGTCGTTAGGGCTGGGCGTGGCCGATCGTGTGGACGTGAGCGTGTACACGCAGGGGAACCAGCGTGACTTCGACTCGTTCGTCGATGTCTATGTCCCCATGGGGCCGGGGAGCACCGGGGTGATCAACAGCAGGAGCTTCAACTACACCGACGTGGGCAGCAAGGGGCTTCGCGTCGAGGCGGCAAAGGTGCTGAGCAAGGTCGTCTTCACCTACGGCGTGGACGCGGTCAAGGACGACGCGATCGCCACCGACTCATCGTACTCGCGCATGGTCGGATTCGGGCCCAGCCCCATCGTCAGCAGCAACACGCGCCCGTCGCTCCCCGACGCCGACATGCGCAACCTGGGGCTGTTTGTCCAGGGCGACTGGCGCCTGCACGACCGCTTCTCGGTGATCACCGGCGTTCGCTACCACGACGTGCACGCCGAGACGCGAAAGACCATCGGGCTCCCCGATAGCGTGGCGGGGCTGGTGGCCAACAACCGGACGACGGTGTACGCGGTGAACGGGATCTATCGCATCACCGATCACGTGAGCGCCCTGGCGACGTACGGCCGTGGCTTCCGCGCGCCGAACCTCATCGAGCGTTACTTCTCGGGGCCGTCGACCGACGGGACGGCGATCCAGGTGGCCAACCCCGGGCTCGATCCCGAGAACTCGACCAACTACGACGTGGGGATGCGCGCCAACTTCCCGCGCGTCGACTTCGAGTACTTCTACTTCCGCAACAATCTCAAGGACGGAATCCTGACGCGCCCCACCGGGCGCACCATCGGGCGCCTGGCGGAGTTCCAGAACATCAACGTCGAGCGCCTGCGCACATTTGGGCACGAGGCCTCGCTCCGCGTCGACCTCACGCGCGGCTTCGACCTCACGACCAACTACACGAAGCTGGAGACGAAGAACCCCGACCGTCCGGACATCCCGGTGGCGGGGACGTACAGCTCGAAGCTCAACGCCGCACTCGGCTACCGTCCGGCGAGCCGTCGTTTCTGGGCCGAGGGGGCCGTGCGCCATCAGGGGAAGCAGCAGGAAATCAACCTGGGGACGTCGCCCATTGGGGCGGTTCTGCCGGCGTTCACCGTGGTGAACCTGCGCGGCGGGCTGCGCGTGGCCAACTGGGGCGGGCGGCCGCAGGACCTGGCGTTGGGGATCAACAACGTGGCGAACACGCTCTATGCGGAGGCGGCGAACAGTGCCTTCGTGCGACCGGAAGCGGGGCGTCACGTGGTGTTCTCGATGCGGACGAGCTTCTGA
- the mgtA gene encoding magnesium-translocating P-type ATPase: MAIFPHARRPVGGPRPARRVTASGRAIRALETRESQALAEVASLTPAAALARFGTARSGLTAAEAASRLAQHGHNEVYVRSRDGWGWALLRALGNPLVLLLVLLAAVALATGDVRAAVVIGAMVVLGVILRFLQESRATAAAARLRAMIRVTTTVVRDARDVQVPLRDVVPGDVVRLAAGAMVPADLRLIEAKDLYVNQSPLTGESLPSEKSEEGDARGGVVAHERRSLCFLGTSVQSGSALGVVIATGRETAFGKVVTSVAGPEPPTAFDVGVDRFTWVMIRLLLVMVPLVFVINGVTKHDWREAFFFALAVAVGLTPEMLPAIISVSLSRGAMAMSRHKVIVKHLDAMQNFGAMDVLCTDKTGTLTMDRVVLERHCDVDGMESERVLAHAYLIAEFQTGLRNVLDEAILAHRGQHPDMAPDEWRKVDEIPFDFTRRVMSVVVEGRDGGRRLVAKGAPEAMLARCTHVERGGVAVPIAPDGEAVARAQYDALSNDGFRVLAVAARDVDVRAEYTRDDEQGLTLIGYTGFLDPPKESAAPAIAALQASGVTVKILTGDNALVSRTVCANVGLATGDILTGPDIEAMDDVQLGRALQRSQLCARLAPLQKERIIGVLKGAGHTVGFLGDGINDAPALRAADVGISVDDAVDIAKESADIILLEKSLLVLHEGVREGRRTFSNILKYVRMGASSNFGNMLSVLGASALLPFVPMAPIQILTNNLLYDFSQVTIPSDNVDPEEVARPTPWAIDRITRFILLVGPISSLFDYITYAVMWFVFGARTPAHAALFQTGWFVESLMSQTLIIHVIRTNRLPFVRSRASQPLLLTTLLVMAIGAWLPYSPFAAALGFVPLPPRFWGILALILLAYLSVAWGIKRALHARGVV; encoded by the coding sequence GTGGCCATCTTCCCGCACGCAAGGCGCCCGGTCGGTGGCCCTCGCCCAGCTCGGCGGGTCACCGCCTCGGGGAGGGCGATTCGGGCGCTCGAGACGCGCGAAAGCCAAGCGCTGGCTGAAGTTGCGAGCCTGACACCGGCAGCGGCCTTGGCCCGGTTCGGCACCGCTCGCTCCGGACTTACGGCAGCGGAGGCCGCGTCGCGGCTGGCGCAGCACGGCCACAACGAAGTCTACGTACGCTCGCGCGACGGGTGGGGGTGGGCGCTGCTCCGCGCGCTCGGCAATCCCCTGGTGCTCCTCCTCGTCCTGCTGGCTGCAGTCGCCCTCGCCACCGGAGACGTGCGCGCCGCGGTGGTGATCGGGGCGATGGTCGTGCTCGGCGTCATCCTCCGCTTCCTGCAGGAGTCGCGGGCCACAGCGGCGGCGGCGCGCCTGCGGGCGATGATTCGCGTGACGACCACGGTGGTGCGCGATGCGCGGGACGTCCAGGTCCCGCTGCGCGACGTGGTGCCTGGTGACGTGGTGCGGCTGGCGGCCGGGGCGATGGTCCCCGCCGACCTGCGCCTGATCGAGGCCAAGGATCTGTACGTGAACCAGTCGCCGCTCACCGGCGAGTCGCTGCCGAGTGAGAAGTCGGAGGAAGGGGACGCGCGCGGCGGCGTGGTGGCGCACGAGCGGCGTTCGCTCTGTTTTCTGGGGACGAGCGTGCAGAGCGGGTCGGCGTTAGGCGTGGTGATCGCGACCGGACGCGAGACTGCCTTCGGGAAGGTGGTGACGTCGGTCGCCGGCCCCGAGCCGCCAACGGCCTTCGATGTCGGCGTCGACCGCTTCACGTGGGTGATGATTCGCCTCCTCCTCGTGATGGTCCCGCTGGTCTTTGTCATCAACGGGGTCACGAAGCACGACTGGCGCGAGGCCTTCTTCTTCGCGCTGGCCGTGGCGGTGGGGCTCACGCCGGAGATGCTCCCGGCGATCATCTCGGTCTCGCTGTCGCGCGGGGCCATGGCGATGTCGCGCCACAAGGTGATCGTGAAGCACCTGGACGCGATGCAGAACTTCGGGGCGATGGACGTCCTCTGCACCGACAAGACGGGGACGCTGACGATGGACCGGGTCGTCCTCGAGCGGCACTGCGACGTGGATGGCATGGAGAGCGAGCGCGTGCTGGCCCACGCCTACCTCATCGCGGAGTTCCAGACGGGGCTGCGCAACGTCCTCGACGAGGCGATCCTGGCCCACCGCGGCCAGCACCCCGACATGGCGCCTGACGAGTGGCGCAAGGTGGATGAGATCCCCTTCGACTTCACGCGCCGGGTGATGTCGGTGGTCGTCGAGGGGCGCGACGGGGGGCGTCGCCTGGTGGCCAAGGGGGCCCCCGAAGCGATGCTGGCGCGCTGCACGCACGTGGAGCGCGGAGGGGTCGCGGTGCCGATTGCGCCTGACGGCGAAGCGGTGGCGCGCGCGCAGTACGATGCCCTCTCCAACGATGGCTTTCGCGTCCTGGCGGTCGCCGCGCGCGACGTCGACGTGCGGGCCGAGTACACCCGGGACGACGAGCAGGGGCTCACGCTCATCGGTTACACGGGCTTCCTCGACCCGCCCAAGGAGTCGGCGGCGCCGGCCATCGCCGCGCTGCAGGCGAGCGGCGTGACCGTGAAGATCCTCACCGGCGACAACGCGCTGGTGAGCCGCACCGTCTGCGCCAACGTCGGGCTGGCGACCGGCGACATCCTCACCGGTCCCGACATCGAGGCGATGGACGACGTGCAGCTGGGTCGGGCGCTGCAGCGCTCGCAGCTCTGCGCGCGCCTCGCTCCCCTACAGAAGGAACGCATCATTGGCGTCCTCAAGGGGGCGGGGCACACGGTCGGTTTCCTGGGCGACGGGATCAACGACGCCCCCGCGTTGCGTGCGGCCGACGTCGGGATCTCCGTCGACGATGCGGTCGACATCGCCAAGGAGTCGGCCGACATCATCCTGCTGGAGAAGTCGCTCCTCGTCCTGCACGAGGGCGTTCGCGAGGGGAGGCGCACCTTCTCCAACATCCTCAAGTACGTGCGGATGGGGGCCAGCTCCAACTTCGGCAACATGCTCAGCGTGCTGGGAGCGAGCGCGCTCCTCCCCTTCGTCCCCATGGCTCCCATCCAGATCCTGACCAACAACCTCCTCTACGACTTCTCGCAGGTCACGATCCCCTCCGACAACGTCGATCCGGAGGAGGTGGCGCGCCCTACGCCGTGGGCGATCGATCGCATCACGCGCTTCATCCTCCTCGTGGGTCCCATCAGCTCACTCTTCGACTACATCACGTATGCCGTGATGTGGTTCGTCTTTGGCGCGCGGACGCCGGCGCACGCGGCGCTCTTCCAGACGGGATGGTTCGTCGAGTCGCTGATGTCGCAGACGCTCATCATCCACGTCATACGCACCAACCGCCTCCCCTTCGTGCGGAGCCGCGCCAGCCAGCCGTTGCTCCTGACGACACTCCTCGTGATGGCGATCGGTGCCTGGCTTCCCTATTCCCCCTTTGCCGCCGCACTCGGCTTCGTCCCGCTCCCGCCGCGCTTCTGGGGGATCCTGGCGCTGATCCTCCTGGCGTATCTCTCGGTGGCATGGGGGATCAAGCGCGCCCTGCACGCGCGAGGCGTCGTGTAA
- a CDS encoding metallophosphoesterase yields MSGVVFDDVNGNGRRDAGERGLAGVVVSDQDSVVLTDADGSYRLTSDFRTRVAFVSVPAAYRARDRFWVAIDAATTTADFALRRTPSARRLTLLHASDTHIAPASVPRMERLRALIDSLRPDLVLVTGDLVRDALRVGEAEARGYYELFQQQAARIAPPLFTVPGNHENFGIERDRSNVAANHPLYGRTMYRHYRGPDYYSFNAGGIHFVALNTVDIDDTRYYGHVDSLQLAWLERDLAAVPAATPVVTFNHIPFFTAVETINGLQESPPAPSVIVVNGKGSFRHAVSNARDVITRIAPHPYPLALAGHMHTRESLRYAGLATRFDHAAAIVAPSGTPPLTFPSGITLYSITNATISEGRFIPLGLDPTPPPH; encoded by the coding sequence GTGAGCGGCGTCGTCTTCGACGATGTGAACGGCAACGGGCGACGCGACGCGGGTGAGCGCGGACTCGCCGGCGTGGTCGTCTCAGACCAGGACTCCGTCGTGCTCACGGATGCCGACGGGAGCTACCGCCTGACGAGTGACTTCCGCACGCGCGTTGCCTTCGTGAGCGTCCCCGCGGCGTATCGCGCGCGCGACCGCTTCTGGGTCGCCATCGACGCTGCCACCACGACGGCCGACTTCGCCCTGCGGCGCACGCCGAGTGCGAGGCGCCTCACGCTGCTGCACGCGTCGGACACGCACATCGCGCCGGCGTCGGTGCCACGCATGGAGCGGCTGCGCGCCCTCATCGACTCCCTTCGCCCGGATCTGGTCCTCGTCACCGGTGACCTGGTGCGCGACGCGCTGCGCGTGGGCGAGGCAGAGGCGCGCGGCTACTACGAACTCTTCCAGCAGCAGGCCGCGCGCATTGCCCCGCCGCTCTTCACCGTCCCCGGCAACCACGAGAACTTCGGCATCGAACGCGACCGCTCGAACGTCGCGGCCAACCATCCGCTGTACGGTCGCACGATGTACCGCCACTATCGCGGCCCAGACTACTACTCATTCAATGCCGGCGGCATCCACTTCGTCGCCCTCAACACGGTCGACATCGACGACACGCGCTACTACGGCCACGTCGACTCGTTGCAGCTGGCGTGGCTGGAACGCGACCTCGCCGCCGTCCCCGCCGCCACCCCGGTCGTGACCTTCAACCACATCCCCTTCTTCACGGCGGTGGAGACGATCAACGGACTGCAGGAGTCGCCCCCCGCCCCCAGCGTGATCGTGGTGAACGGGAAAGGCTCCTTCCGCCACGCCGTCTCCAACGCCCGCGACGTCATCACCCGCATCGCCCCGCATCCGTATCCGCTCGCCCTCGCCGGCCACATGCACACGCGCGAATCGCTGCGCTACGCCGGCCTCGCCACCCGCTTCGACCACGCCGCCGCCATCGTCGCCCCCAGCGGCACCCCCCCGCTCACCTTCCCCAGCGGCATCACGCTCTACTCGATCACCAACGCGACTATCAGCGAAGGCCGTTTCATCCCCCTGGGCCTCGACCCCACCCCACCGCCACACTGA
- a CDS encoding S9 family peptidase, whose protein sequence is MNPHRAALLPRGARTVTAAPPALAALRAAALATTLLALVALPALAQQSGARGTGARRPAPTTRAESLYVSADPADHSTRDWAEDIKNREAIDSTYAARSAGIMDFKKVTYRSPVGDMDIPAFLFQPLNKRGAKGHAAMIWVHGGVHSSWGATMFPFVKEAVERGYVVIAPDYRGSTGYGEKHYRAIDYGAKEVDDVFGAYDYLKTLPHVDAERVGVMGWSHGGFITAHLLFRGETPLKAGAAIVPVTNLVFRLGYKGPRYQRDFSTQEGLRGLPHERQDEYIKRSPLYSVEKLQRPILVHVATNDEDVNYVEDQQLVWKLRALKPDLAETKVYVDPAPWGSSVGHAFSRRVDSKTLERVDSPEQIDSWNRTWTFFEWNLRPYLDLSKPQPPLRTR, encoded by the coding sequence ATGAATCCGCATCGTGCTGCGCTGCTGCCGCGCGGCGCCCGCACCGTGACCGCTGCTCCCCCCGCCCTCGCCGCGCTGCGCGCCGCAGCGCTGGCCACGACGCTCCTCGCGCTGGTGGCGCTCCCCGCGCTCGCACAGCAGAGCGGCGCGCGCGGCACCGGCGCACGGCGCCCCGCCCCCACCACGCGCGCCGAGTCGCTCTACGTGAGCGCCGACCCCGCCGATCACTCCACGCGCGACTGGGCCGAGGACATCAAGAACCGCGAAGCGATCGACAGCACCTACGCGGCGCGCAGCGCCGGCATCATGGACTTCAAGAAGGTCACCTATCGCTCGCCGGTGGGTGACATGGACATCCCGGCCTTCCTCTTCCAGCCGCTCAACAAGCGCGGCGCCAAGGGACATGCGGCGATGATCTGGGTGCACGGCGGCGTGCACTCCTCGTGGGGGGCGACGATGTTCCCCTTCGTGAAGGAGGCGGTGGAGCGCGGCTACGTCGTCATTGCCCCCGACTATCGCGGCAGCACCGGCTACGGCGAAAAGCACTACCGTGCCATCGACTACGGCGCCAAGGAAGTCGACGACGTCTTCGGTGCCTACGACTATCTCAAGACGCTGCCGCACGTCGACGCGGAGCGCGTGGGCGTGATGGGATGGAGCCACGGCGGCTTCATCACCGCGCACCTCCTGTTCCGCGGCGAGACGCCGCTCAAGGCCGGCGCCGCGATCGTCCCCGTCACCAACCTCGTCTTCCGCCTGGGCTACAAGGGGCCGCGCTACCAGCGCGACTTCTCTACGCAGGAAGGGCTGCGCGGCCTCCCGCACGAGCGTCAGGACGAGTACATCAAGCGTTCGCCGCTCTACTCGGTGGAGAAGCTGCAACGCCCGATCCTCGTCCACGTCGCAACGAACGACGAGGACGTGAACTACGTCGAGGACCAGCAGCTGGTGTGGAAGCTGCGCGCGCTCAAGCCGGACCTCGCCGAGACGAAGGTCTACGTCGATCCCGCGCCGTGGGGTTCGTCGGTGGGGCACGCGTTCAGCCGCCGCGTCGACTCGAAGACCCTCGAGCGCGTCGACTCGCCCGAGCAGATCGACTCGTGGAACCGCACGTGGACCTTCTTCGAGTGGAACCTGCGGCCGTACCTCGATCTCTCGAAGCCGCAGCCGCCGCTCCGCACGCGCTAG